From one Lycium barbarum isolate Lr01 chromosome 6, ASM1917538v2, whole genome shotgun sequence genomic stretch:
- the LOC132644646 gene encoding protein PELPK1-like, whose translation MVQHYNLTSLFLLTFIYFMQDHMITTATARRLLETPLPKILKLEFLKASTLQKHVSKPEILTWKKPEIPAGPKPEGPSASKPEFSSWPKSKLPSWPKPEVPAAPKPEIPSVSKPELPLWTKPEKPAAPKPEFPSWPKPELPSWPKPEVPAASKPEIPCLPKPDLPSWPKPEKPAAPKPEFPSWPKPEVPTAPKPHLPSWPKPEVPAAPKPELPSWPKPEKPAAPKPEFPSWPKPELPSWPKPEKPAAPKPEFPSWPKPELPSWTKPEVPTAPKPAKPELPSWPKPETPAAPKLEFPSWPKPEIPSVPKPELPSWLKPEVPAVSKPKLPSWPKPTLSPTHQPATP comes from the coding sequence ATGGTTCAGCATTACAACCTAACCTCCCTCTTCCTGCTCACATTTATCTATTTTATGCAAGACCACATGATAACTACTGCAACTGCACGCCGCCTTCTAGAGACGCCTCTCCCTAAAATTCTTAAATTAGAATTTTTGAAAGCTTCAACCTTGCAAAAACATGTGTCAAAGCCCGAAATTCTAACTTGGAAAAAGCCAGAGATACCCGCTGGTCCAAAGCCTGAGGGCCCATCAGCTTCGAAGCCCGAGTTTTCAAGTTGGCCAAAGTCCAAACTTCCATCTTGGCCAAAGCCTGAGGTTCCAGCTGCGCCGAAGCCTGAAATCCCAAGTGTGTCAAAGCCCGAGCTTCCATTATGGACAAAGCCCGAGAAACCTGCTGCTCCAAAGCCCGAATTTCCAAGTTGGCCAAAGCCCGAGCTTCCATCTTGGCCAAAGCCTGAGGTCCCAGCTGCGTCAAAGCCTGAAATTCCATGTCTGCCAAAGCCCGATCTTCCATCTTGGCCAAAGCCTGAGAAACCTGCTGCTCCAAAGCCAGAGTTCCCAAGTTGGCCAAAGCCTGAGGTCCCAACTGCACCGAAGCCCCATCTTCCATCTTGGCCAAAGCCTGAGGTCCCAGCTGCGCCGAAGCCCGAGCTTCCATCTTGGCCAAAGCCCGAGAAACCTGCTGCTCCAAAGCCTGAGTTTCCAAGTTGGCCGAAGCCTGAGCTTCCATCTTGGCCAAAGCCCGAGAAACCTGCTGCTCCAAAGCCCGAGTTTCCAAGTTGGCCAAAGCCCGAGCTTCCATCTTGGACAAAGCCTGAGGTACCAACTGCGCCGAAGCCTGCAAAGCCTGAGCTTCCATCTTGGCCAAAGCCTGAGACACCTGCTGCTCCAAAGCTAGAGTTTCCAAGTTGGCCAAAGCCTGAAATCCCAAGTGTGCCAAAGCCCGAGCTTCCATCTTGGCTGAAGCCTGAGGTCCCAGCTGTGTCAAAGCCCAAGCTTCCAAGTTGGCCAAAACCTACGCTTTCTCCAACACACCAACCCGCTACTCCTTGA
- the LOC132644645 gene encoding protein PELPK1-like, which produces MAKNYHLSSLLLLAFLILFFINGNITGATARHLLETPLPETPKLELPKVPALPKPEIPTMPKPEIPTIPKPEIPAIPKPEIPIIPKPEVPLVPKPELPIVPKPELPNLPKPKMPTMPKPELPVAPKPELPTLPKLELPAMPKPELPSLKKPEVPTVSKTEVSPAMKKPDISTMPKPELPTLPKPEIPAMPKPEIPAMPKPEIPAMPKLEFPPLKKPEIPAVPKTEVPPAMKKPELPGVPKPEIPAMPKPEVPAMPKPKVPAMPKPEIPELPKPKVPELPKPEVPTTSKPEIPELPKPKVPELPKIKVPAMPKPEIPELPKPTLPSLPPPYKPATP; this is translated from the coding sequence ATGGCTAAGAATTACCACCTATCCTCCCTCTTACTACTTgcatttctcattttattcttCATTAATGGCAACATAACTGGCGCAACCGCACGCCACCTTCTAGAGACACCCCTCCCTGAGACACCTAAACTAGAACTCCCGAAAGTCCCAGCCTTGCCAAAGCCTGAAATCCCAACTATGCCGAAGCCTGAGATTCCAACAATACCAAAGCCTGAGATCCCTGCCATTCCAAAGCCCGAGATTCCTATTATTCCAAAACCTGAAGTACCACTTGTGCCAAAGCCCGAGCTACCAATTGTCCCAAAGCCTGAGTTACCAAATTTGCCAAAGCCTAAGATGCCAACAATGCCAAAGCCTGAGCTACCAGTTGCCCCAAAGCCTGAATTACCGACATTGCCAAAACTCGAGCTTCCTGCTATGCCGAAACCCGAGCTTCCTTCCTTGAAAAAGCCAGAAGTCCCAACAGTGTCAAAGACTGAGGTCTCTCCAGCTATGAAAAAGCCTGACATCTCAACTATGCCAAAGCCTGAATTACCAACTTTGCCAAAGCCTGAGATCCCAGCTATGCCAAAACCCGAGATTCCTGCTATGCCAAAGCCTGAGATTCCAGCAATGCCAAAACTCGAGTTTCCTCCTTTGAAAAAGCCAGAAATCCCAGCAGTGCCAAAGACAGAGGTTCCTCCTGCTATGAAAAAGCCCGAGCTACCAGGTGTGCCAAAGCCTGAGATCCCTGCTATGCCAAAGCCTGAAGTTCCAGCTATGCCAAAGCCTAAAGTACCAGCTATGCCAAAGCCTGAAATCCCAGAACTACCAAAGCCAAAAGTGCCAGAGCTTCCAAAGCCAGAAGTTCCAACTACGTCAAAGCCTGAAATCCCGGAACTACCAAAGCCAAAAGTCCCAGAGCTTCCAAAGATAAAAGTCCCAGCTATGCCGAAGCCTGAAATTCCAGAACTGCCTAAGCCAACTCTTCCTTCACTCCCTCCACCGTACAAACCTGCTACTCCTTGA
- the LOC132644644 gene encoding protein PELPK1-like produces the protein MAQHYNLTSLFLLTFIYFMQYHMITTATARRLLETPLLEIPKPEFSKAPTLQKHVSKPEIPNWTKPEIPAGPKPDGPTASKPEFPCWPKPKLPSWPKPKVPAAPKPEIPSMPKPELPSWPKPEKPATLKPEFPSWPKPELPSWPKPEDPAAPKPEIPSVPKPEKPAAPKPEFPSWPKPEVPAAPKPQLPSWPRPEVPATPKPELPSWPKPEVPSAPKPELPSWPKPEKPAAPKPEFPSWPKPELPSWPKPEKPATPKPEFPSWPKPELPSWPKPEVPAAAKPTKPELPSWPKPKTPAAPKPEFPSWPKPEIPSMPKPELPSWPKPEVPAASKPELPSWPKPTLSPPHKPATP, from the coding sequence ATGGCTCAGCATTACAACCTAACCTCTCTCTTCCTGCTCACATTTATCTACTTTATGCAATACCACATGATAACTACTGCAACTGCACGTCGCCTTCTAGAGACGCCTCTTCTTGAAATTCCTAAACCAGAATTCTCGAAAGCTCCAACCTTGCAAAAGCATGTGTCAaagcccgaaattccaaattgGACAAAGCCGGAGATCCCCGCTGGCCCAAAGCCTGATGGCCCGACAGCTTCAAAGCCCGAGTTTCCATGTTGGCCAAAGCCCAAGCTTCCATCTTGGCCAAAGCCTAAGGTCCCAGCTGCGCCGAAGCCTGAAATCCCAAGTATGCCAAAGCCAGAGCTTCCATCATGGCCAAAGCCTGAGAAACCTGCTACTCTAAAGCCTGAGTTTCCAAGTTGGCCGAAGCCCGAGCTTCCATCTTGGCCAAAGCCTGAGGACCCAGCTGCGCCGAagcctgaaattccaagtgtgcCAAAGCCCGAGAAACCTGCTGCTCCAAAGCCGGAGTTCCCAAGTTGGCCAAAGCCTGAGGTCCCAGCTGCACCAAAGCCCCAGCTTCCATCTTGGCCAAGGCCTGAAGTCCCAGCTACGCCGAAGCCCGAGCTTCCATCTTGGCCAAAGCCTGAGGTCCCAAGTGCACCGAAGCCTGAGCTTCCATCTTGGCCAAAGCCCGAGAAACCTGCTGCTCCAAAGCCCGAATTTCCAAGTTGGCCAAAGCCCGAGCTTCCATCTTGGCCAAAGCCCGAGAAACCTGCTACTCCAAAGCCCGAGTTTCCAAGTTGGCCAAAGCCTGAGCTTCCATCTTGGCCAAAGCCTGAGGTACCAGCTGCGGCGAAGCCTACAAAGCCTGAGCTTCCATCTTGGCCAAAGCCTAAGACACCTGCTGCTCCAAAGCCAGAGTTTCCAAGTTGGCCAAAGCCTGAAATCCCAAGTATGCCAAAGCCCGAGCTTCCATCTTGGCCGAAGCCTGAGGTCCCAGCTGCGTCAAAGCCCGAGCTTCCAAGTTGGCCAAAACCTACTCTTTCTCCACCACACAAACCCGCTACTCCTTGA